A part of Gemmatimonadales bacterium genomic DNA contains:
- the rnpA gene encoding ribonuclease P protein component — MRHRSPHLEIAWLINDVGRPRLGVIVPKRQSTAVARNRLRRQVKEWMRRVGLPRLRAVDVVIRTKPQANEVDFSVLRSELGDWLAERAPTAG, encoded by the coding sequence GTGCGACATCGATCGCCTCACCTCGAGATAGCGTGGCTGATCAACGACGTGGGTCGCCCCCGACTGGGCGTGATCGTTCCGAAGCGCCAGTCGACTGCGGTGGCCCGCAATCGTTTGCGGCGGCAGGTCAAGGAATGGATGCGGCGGGTGGGTTTGCCGCGGCTCCGTGCGGTCGATGTCGTGATCCGGACGAAGCCCCAGGCAAACGAGGTCGATTTCAGCGTGCTCCGGTCGGAGCTGGGCGATTGGCTCGCCGAGCGGGCGCCGACCGCCGGATGA
- the yidC gene encoding membrane protein insertase YidC, with amino-acid sequence MDRRFILAILLMMVVLVVPSFFLKKPATPVSQAAAPAVPVDSLQTPAVIDAPPGSMPSPLTVESDAPAADDSVTVVSPLYRYTFSTRGGRMVAAELSSYRSMRRDEPGQRAQIFAPDGDFLTLGLLVGRDTIPLRNLAFRPTTTSLDVAGGPTRLGFTAALDSAVGVDLEYTFLPDDYRIGVTGRVRGLGPAGATVLIGLGPGLRNTESDSVEHGRELGVVTKHTKSSLKRFSDLDVGLTETLPGPFEWVGIKSKYFVAAVLALDSARVGQGRLGGVQATATDRLHRTPERADVWTSLSVGADGAMAFTLYVGPMEYPRLRSIGHDFDDINPYGWAWLRPVIRPVAVGARALLVWMHESLGLAYGLGLVAFGILIRIVLWPLNQKAMRAGMAMQAVQPILKDIQERYKNDPQKLQQETFRIYREHKVNPFGGCWPILLPWPVLIALFFVFQNTIELRGQSFLWVPDLSRADPTFIIPVVMAVSMFGVTKVGQMGLPPNPQMKMMLYIMPVMMLVLFFNFASGLNLYYAVQNIASIPQQWLIAKERLRNAPAVTPAPIPPAPPPKKAKKKQQG; translated from the coding sequence ATGGATCGTCGATTCATTCTGGCCATCCTGTTGATGATGGTCGTGCTGGTGGTCCCGTCCTTCTTCCTGAAGAAGCCGGCGACCCCCGTTTCGCAGGCCGCAGCGCCGGCCGTACCGGTCGACTCACTGCAAACCCCCGCGGTCATCGATGCGCCGCCCGGCAGCATGCCGAGCCCGCTGACGGTCGAATCGGACGCGCCAGCTGCGGACGACTCGGTCACCGTGGTGTCGCCCCTGTACCGTTATACCTTTTCGACTCGCGGTGGCCGGATGGTCGCAGCCGAACTGTCCAGCTACCGGTCGATGCGCCGGGACGAGCCTGGTCAGCGCGCCCAGATCTTCGCGCCCGACGGTGACTTCCTGACGCTTGGCCTTCTGGTCGGGCGCGACACCATTCCGCTCCGCAACCTCGCCTTCCGTCCGACCACGACTTCGCTCGATGTGGCGGGTGGTCCGACTCGGCTGGGCTTTACCGCGGCGCTGGACTCCGCGGTCGGTGTCGATCTCGAGTACACCTTCCTCCCTGATGATTACCGAATCGGGGTAACCGGTCGAGTTCGTGGCCTTGGGCCGGCCGGCGCGACCGTGCTCATCGGCTTGGGGCCCGGCCTGCGCAACACCGAGTCGGACAGCGTTGAACACGGTCGCGAGCTCGGGGTCGTGACCAAGCACACCAAATCGAGCCTGAAGCGCTTTTCCGACCTCGATGTGGGGCTGACGGAAACGTTGCCGGGTCCGTTCGAGTGGGTTGGCATCAAGTCGAAGTATTTCGTTGCGGCGGTGCTGGCGCTCGACAGCGCGCGGGTTGGTCAGGGTCGACTGGGTGGGGTCCAGGCCACCGCGACGGATCGATTGCATCGCACGCCGGAGCGGGCCGATGTCTGGACCAGCTTGAGTGTCGGCGCAGACGGCGCCATGGCGTTTACGCTCTATGTCGGGCCCATGGAGTACCCGAGGCTTCGGAGCATAGGTCACGATTTCGACGACATCAATCCGTATGGATGGGCCTGGCTTCGGCCAGTGATTCGCCCCGTTGCCGTCGGTGCCCGGGCCTTGCTCGTCTGGATGCACGAGAGTCTCGGTCTGGCATACGGACTCGGACTGGTGGCCTTCGGCATTCTGATTCGCATCGTTCTTTGGCCGCTCAATCAGAAGGCCATGCGGGCCGGGATGGCGATGCAGGCGGTCCAGCCGATCCTCAAGGACATCCAGGAGCGCTACAAGAACGATCCGCAGAAGCTGCAGCAGGAAACCTTCCGGATCTATCGCGAGCACAAGGTCAATCCGTTCGGCGGCTGCTGGCCGATTCTATTGCCCTGGCCTGTCCTGATCGCTTTGTTCTTTGTGTTCCAGAACACGATCGAGTTGCGGGGTCAGTCGTTCCTTTGGGTGCCCGATCTCTCCAGGGCAGACCCGACCTTCATCATCCCCGTCGTCATGGCGGTCTCGATGTTCGGGGTCACCAAAGTCGGGCAGATGGGTCTGCCGCCCAACCCGCAGATGAAGATGATGCTGTACATCATGCCGGTCATGATGCTGGTGCTCTTCTTCAATTTTGCGTCCGGTCTCAACCTCTACTATGCGGTGCAGAACATCGCGAGCATTCCGCAGCAGTGGTTGATTGCCAAAGAGCGGTTGCGAAACGCGCCCGCGGTGACACCGGCGCCGATTCCGCCGGCGCCTCCGCCTAAGAAGGCCAAGAAGAAGCAGCAGGGATAA
- a CDS encoding transglycosylase domain-containing protein has protein sequence MTLPSTSPAAPSPKKRSLLRWILLGTSAVVGVVLLWLVAVWPPPLWYRWFWPRETAFMAMRAKQADSLANHVQRRRQVEDGVLPRLYQPVPFEQIAPSMGRAVIIAEDHRFLDHGGLDYQAIREAMGYRREGFDWGNERDRAELRRVLGEAWQRRDRIRGASTITQQLAKNLYLSPSRNPLRKVKEAVTAYRIEAAMDKTRILELYLNVVEFGPEIWGVEAASQAYFRRPAARLTTEQAAQLAGTLPFPLRSNPAYRPGRMRWRQQWVLRRMGGERVRIPAAEDTTEAPDSVPPPTP, from the coding sequence GTGACGCTGCCTTCGACATCGCCGGCGGCACCGAGCCCGAAGAAGCGCTCGTTGCTGCGCTGGATTCTGCTCGGAACGTCGGCGGTCGTCGGGGTCGTCCTGCTGTGGCTGGTTGCGGTCTGGCCGCCGCCCCTCTGGTATCGCTGGTTCTGGCCGCGCGAAACCGCGTTCATGGCCATGCGCGCCAAGCAAGCAGACAGCCTGGCCAATCACGTCCAGCGACGGCGACAGGTGGAAGACGGCGTTTTGCCGCGGTTGTATCAACCGGTTCCGTTCGAGCAGATTGCCCCGAGCATGGGCCGAGCCGTGATCATAGCCGAAGACCATCGGTTCCTCGACCACGGTGGCCTGGACTATCAGGCCATTCGCGAGGCGATGGGATATCGGCGTGAGGGCTTCGATTGGGGCAACGAACGCGACCGCGCCGAACTGCGCCGGGTCCTGGGTGAGGCGTGGCAGCGGCGCGATCGGATTCGCGGGGCGAGCACCATTACGCAGCAACTCGCCAAGAACCTCTACCTCTCGCCCTCTCGGAATCCGCTCAGAAAGGTCAAAGAAGCCGTCACGGCCTATCGGATCGAAGCGGCGATGGACAAAACCCGAATTCTCGAGCTCTACCTCAACGTCGTGGAGTTCGGGCCTGAGATCTGGGGTGTGGAAGCAGCCTCGCAGGCCTACTTCCGGCGGCCCGCAGCGCGCTTGACGACCGAACAGGCCGCCCAGCTTGCCGGGACCCTCCCATTTCCGCTTCGTTCAAACCCGGCATATCGACCGGGGCGGATGCGCTGGCGGCAGCAATGGGTGCTGCGACGGATGGGTGGTGAGCGGGTCAGGATTCCGGCTGCCGAGGACACCACGGAAGCGCCGGATTCTGTACCGCCTCCAACGCCGTGA
- the rpmH gene encoding 50S ribosomal protein L34 has product MQPTYRPRNRKRVNKHGFRARMATRWGRETLARRRKKGRKQLTVRIASKHGGR; this is encoded by the coding sequence ATGCAACCGACATATCGCCCGCGGAACCGGAAACGGGTCAATAAGCATGGCTTCCGTGCCCGGATGGCCACCCGCTGGGGGCGGGAAACGCTGGCGCGCCGGCGCAAGAAGGGCCGCAAGCAGCTGACGGTTCGGATCGCCTCGAAGCACGGGGGACGCTGA
- the dnaN gene encoding DNA polymerase III subunit beta: MKFTITREKLHEGLGAVAASVPSKTTLPVLSNILVEATKDGLRLSGTDLDIAVSTIIPAQVDQEGATTLPARKLVEIVRELPSAAIRFTGSGEQRVQIECGRSRFKLLGLSRDEFPAFPAVKFDGAWKVAAKDLQKLISHVAFAASTEESRPILNGVLWELRSDRMRMVATNGHRLARMDVPLTGSGGQADLIVPPKALEQIRRLYNPDDEIEIARSENHLGFRSAGTQVFTRLIEGPYPNYEQVIPRENDKLMTADKAALSSAIRRMSIVASDQTHRIRLAFANGGCKLSVTTPDLGEAQEEITVAYDGDPLEIAFNASYLLEVLKYMPTDEVRMSFKTPERATTCEPVGWDDPASYLTLVMPLRLLD; encoded by the coding sequence ATGAAGTTCACCATAACGCGAGAAAAGCTTCACGAAGGACTTGGCGCCGTGGCCGCGAGCGTTCCGTCAAAGACGACGCTGCCCGTGCTGTCGAACATCCTCGTCGAAGCAACCAAGGACGGACTCCGGCTTTCCGGAACCGATCTCGACATCGCGGTCAGTACCATCATCCCGGCTCAGGTCGACCAGGAAGGTGCGACGACGCTGCCAGCTCGGAAACTCGTGGAAATCGTTCGCGAGCTGCCCAGCGCGGCGATTCGCTTCACGGGTTCCGGCGAACAACGAGTCCAGATCGAGTGCGGCCGGTCCCGGTTTAAGCTGCTGGGCCTGTCTCGCGATGAGTTTCCGGCATTCCCTGCCGTCAAGTTTGATGGTGCCTGGAAAGTGGCTGCCAAAGACCTCCAGAAGCTCATTAGCCACGTTGCGTTCGCTGCCAGCACCGAAGAGAGCCGCCCCATTCTGAACGGCGTCCTGTGGGAACTCAGGAGCGACAGGATGCGGATGGTGGCTACCAACGGCCACCGGTTGGCTCGGATGGATGTGCCGCTGACCGGTTCGGGTGGCCAGGCAGATCTGATCGTCCCGCCCAAAGCCCTCGAACAGATTCGCCGGCTCTACAATCCCGACGATGAAATCGAGATTGCCAGAAGTGAGAACCACCTGGGCTTCCGGTCAGCCGGAACCCAGGTCTTCACGCGGCTGATCGAAGGGCCATATCCGAACTACGAACAGGTCATTCCGCGCGAGAATGACAAGCTGATGACGGCCGATAAGGCCGCCCTGTCCTCTGCCATCCGGCGGATGAGCATCGTGGCGAGCGACCAGACTCACCGGATCCGGCTTGCCTTTGCCAACGGCGGGTGCAAACTCTCCGTTACCACGCCCGACCTTGGCGAGGCACAGGAAGAAATCACCGTCGCCTATGACGGCGATCCGCTCGAGATTGCGTTCAATGCGTCGTACCTGCTCGAGGTGCTCAAGTACATGCCGACCGACGAGGTCAGGATGAGCTTCAAGACACCCGAGCGAGCAACGACCTGTGAGCCGGTTGGCTGGGATGATCCGGCAAGCTATCTGACGCTGGTCATGCCACTCCGCCTGCTCGACTGA
- the dnaA gene encoding chromosomal replication initiator protein DnaA has translation MQQWSPKDAWKRILDAARQELTEQAVKTWLAPAEALDLEDGRLILGLPDEFAVKWNQAKHAKVLSRLASQTLGTDTEVVFRVPEERLQRPQMDIFATEPVAAAEPAASAVVTNRDATPSHLPLNERYTFDAFVIGKSNELAAAATYAVAEAPGRTYNPLFIYGGTGLGKTHLMQAVAHSVLRKNPATRVAYMGAEHFINEVIEGIHGRTMPELRRRYRTGIDLFLVDDVHFLEGKEATQEEFFHTFNALFDAQKQIVLTSDRPPKEMPGLEDRLVSRFSWGMVVDVGLPDLEHRIAILRKKQQQDHLETTIPDDVLTFIAEHVYSNVRELEGSIIKLLLYASLRHREISVDLAREALADRIRPSQSATTERPKALPSIDRVQDVVARRWGVTPEGLRSKARIKSLTVPRQIAMFLAREVLNMQLVEIGQAFGGRDHSTVIHSVDKVQRQLARDRGFRERVDSARAELTAS, from the coding sequence ATGCAGCAGTGGTCCCCTAAGGACGCTTGGAAGCGGATTCTCGACGCGGCGCGCCAGGAACTGACGGAACAAGCCGTCAAAACGTGGCTCGCCCCGGCAGAAGCGCTTGACCTGGAGGACGGGAGACTGATTCTCGGTCTCCCGGACGAGTTTGCCGTGAAGTGGAATCAGGCAAAACACGCCAAGGTTTTGTCTCGGCTCGCCTCTCAGACACTCGGGACCGACACCGAAGTGGTCTTCCGGGTACCCGAGGAGCGGCTTCAGCGCCCCCAGATGGATATCTTCGCCACCGAGCCGGTGGCGGCGGCGGAACCAGCGGCCTCGGCAGTAGTCACCAATCGTGACGCGACACCCTCGCACCTGCCACTCAACGAGCGGTATACCTTCGACGCCTTCGTGATCGGCAAGTCGAACGAGCTGGCCGCCGCGGCAACGTACGCTGTGGCCGAGGCGCCCGGGCGGACCTACAACCCGCTGTTCATCTATGGCGGCACCGGACTCGGCAAGACCCATCTGATGCAGGCTGTTGCCCATTCGGTGCTCCGGAAGAACCCGGCCACCCGGGTGGCCTACATGGGCGCCGAGCATTTCATCAACGAGGTCATCGAGGGCATCCACGGCCGGACCATGCCCGAGCTGCGCCGCCGCTACCGTACCGGGATCGACCTGTTCCTGGTCGACGATGTGCATTTCCTCGAGGGCAAGGAAGCGACCCAGGAAGAGTTCTTCCATACCTTCAATGCCCTGTTCGACGCGCAGAAGCAGATCGTCCTGACGTCTGACCGACCGCCCAAGGAAATGCCGGGACTCGAAGATCGCCTGGTCAGTCGGTTCAGCTGGGGTATGGTGGTCGACGTCGGACTACCCGATCTGGAGCATCGCATCGCGATCCTGCGCAAGAAGCAACAACAGGACCACTTGGAAACGACGATTCCGGATGACGTGCTCACCTTCATTGCCGAGCATGTCTATTCCAACGTGCGCGAGCTCGAGGGATCGATTATCAAGTTGTTGCTGTACGCGTCGTTGCGGCATCGCGAGATCTCGGTCGATCTGGCCCGCGAGGCCCTGGCCGACCGGATTCGGCCGAGCCAGTCGGCCACGACCGAGCGCCCCAAGGCACTGCCGTCGATCGACCGGGTCCAGGATGTAGTGGCGCGCCGCTGGGGAGTCACACCAGAGGGGCTTCGCTCCAAGGCGCGCATCAAGAGCCTGACGGTACCGCGCCAGATTGCGATGTTCCTGGCCCGCGAAGTGCTCAACATGCAGCTCGTCGAGATCGGCCAGGCCTTCGGCGGTCGTGATCATTCGACGGTGATTCACAGCGTGGACAAGGTGCAACGGCAGCTGGCGCGCGATCGCGGCTTCCGTGAACGGGTCGACTCGGCGCGAGCAGAGTTAACCGCATCGTAG
- the yidD gene encoding membrane protein insertion efficiency factor YidD: MTGVRQWPRRVGIGLIRGYQRYISPAFPPRCRFSPSCSQYTLEAVDRYGLVRGSWMGLKRIARCHPFHPGGYDPVP; encoded by the coding sequence ATGACCGGCGTACGGCAGTGGCCGCGACGGGTGGGGATTGGCCTGATTCGCGGGTATCAGCGGTACATCTCCCCGGCTTTCCCGCCGCGCTGTCGATTCTCTCCCAGTTGCTCGCAATACACATTGGAGGCGGTGGATCGGTATGGCCTGGTACGCGGTAGCTGGATGGGTCTCAAGCGTATTGCCCGGTGCCACCCGTTCCATCCCGGTGGCTACGATCCCGTTCCATAA
- a CDS encoding protein kinase produces the protein MSAEPPTPPPGFGDAFERALGHQYRIEREVGRGGMGIVYRARDLTLDRPVAIKVVHPELAANPTIASRFLTEARTVAKLRHPHIVTIHAAGNVDGYLYYVMDYHDGETLRQRLVREGRLAPDLAIRIAADVAAALDAASGAGVVHRDLKPENILLEGPRDEPHALLADFGIAHLVDGSPRDTAPGGVMGTPSYMSPEQAAGEALDGRSDLYSLGIVTYEMLTGKPPFVGSHRVVLSKQILDQPAPIDEVRTDLPVGLGPVVMRALEKIPDARWASGKTFRRALTGEEATPTPVPQLLTRPRRRRWIAIAAAALVLMLGVRAWLPGASGPPPGVNPHHSVLVLPFENTRAEPGYDWLRDGSVSMLSLTLSQWHDLTVIDQDRVHDLLARVGHTEGPIGLDLARRLARQSGVWTVVLGDYARVGDSLHLIARRYDVATGRRVDVIEVAGPATDDVRPLFDELAARLLDLTGAPKEDRASLAAFTTSSLEAYRSYLRGIEALNQWRLTEASEALIAAVQTDSTFALANYRLAIARGWISPEDTVGMAAIRRAARSASRLPPRKRALIEGYRALIEGDYDRALETYAVLLGSDSLDIEAWYGSADAAFHAGYERDDLGLLNRSLRGFRRVIALDSAFGLAYEHMGSTLIDAGRAGNRMILDAGDTLAPRRPEVDSTAVRRARTRAIDHAIALAEAWTRRQPNTARSHYNLYRSYLAGNRTIEARRTLMRLRQMHPDSSQGFFGLLEARAQFVAGDIRGSAQTMRRTMPQLRPDAIGDLDLDLTSLLEIMTGIEPLGYVGDLEGAAEMIRLGRGLRSERIDHRDSAERVRNDDLWEMSRLGMLYAASGSRPERLRSLWTRSLSLVRRSSDEESTTDLTIITPIAVAMLTGPTSDPSGVLELERLTGRKSPPVLRALIAARAGDSAAAAALLAQPPAHEASARGAFNWRRAMGDPRPIAAETYFELGDAAAVVQTLHTFQPNQFSTGSFDPRWILLPRIRLLRGQALEQLGRTAEAGAEYEAVVAQWGGADVELLPTVQLARNRLARLAGAREGA, from the coding sequence ATGAGCGCGGAACCACCCACACCCCCTCCAGGTTTCGGCGACGCGTTCGAGCGTGCCCTGGGCCATCAGTACCGGATCGAGCGTGAGGTCGGGCGGGGTGGCATGGGCATCGTCTATCGGGCCCGCGATCTCACCCTCGATCGTCCGGTCGCGATCAAGGTGGTGCATCCGGAGCTGGCGGCGAACCCGACGATCGCGAGCCGCTTTCTTACCGAAGCCCGGACCGTCGCCAAGCTGCGCCACCCGCACATCGTGACCATCCACGCCGCCGGCAACGTCGACGGCTACCTGTACTACGTGATGGACTATCACGACGGCGAGACCCTGCGCCAGCGCTTGGTGCGGGAAGGGCGGCTGGCGCCGGACCTGGCCATCCGGATCGCCGCCGACGTTGCTGCGGCACTGGATGCCGCCAGCGGCGCGGGCGTGGTCCACCGCGACCTCAAGCCCGAAAACATTCTGCTCGAAGGCCCTCGCGACGAGCCGCACGCGCTGCTGGCCGATTTCGGGATTGCCCACCTGGTGGACGGCAGCCCGCGCGACACCGCACCGGGGGGTGTCATGGGCACGCCCTCGTACATGAGTCCGGAGCAGGCAGCCGGCGAGGCCCTCGACGGACGGAGTGATCTCTACTCGCTCGGCATCGTGACCTATGAGATGCTGACGGGCAAACCGCCGTTCGTCGGCAGCCACCGAGTGGTGCTCTCGAAGCAAATCCTCGACCAGCCCGCGCCGATCGACGAGGTGCGCACCGACCTCCCGGTCGGACTGGGCCCGGTCGTGATGCGGGCGCTCGAGAAGATCCCAGACGCTCGGTGGGCAAGCGGGAAGACCTTCCGCCGGGCGCTGACCGGCGAAGAGGCGACCCCAACGCCGGTGCCGCAGCTGCTGACGCGGCCTCGGCGCCGCCGGTGGATCGCCATCGCAGCCGCCGCTCTCGTGCTCATGCTCGGGGTCCGGGCCTGGCTGCCCGGCGCATCAGGTCCGCCGCCCGGCGTCAACCCGCACCATTCGGTCCTGGTCCTGCCGTTCGAGAACACGCGCGCCGAGCCCGGGTACGACTGGCTGCGCGATGGCAGCGTCAGCATGCTGTCGCTGACCTTGTCGCAATGGCACGACCTGACGGTGATCGACCAGGACCGGGTCCACGACCTGCTCGCCCGGGTTGGCCACACGGAGGGTCCGATCGGCCTCGACCTGGCGCGCCGGCTGGCCCGGCAGAGCGGCGTCTGGACGGTCGTCCTGGGCGACTACGCTCGAGTCGGTGACTCGCTCCATCTGATCGCGCGACGGTACGATGTGGCCACCGGTCGGCGGGTCGACGTGATCGAAGTCGCCGGACCGGCAACCGACGACGTCCGGCCGCTCTTCGACGAACTGGCCGCGCGGTTGCTCGACCTCACCGGGGCCCCCAAGGAAGACCGCGCCAGTCTCGCCGCGTTCACCACCAGCTCGCTCGAAGCGTACCGCAGCTACCTGCGCGGCATCGAGGCGCTCAACCAATGGCGCCTCACCGAAGCAAGCGAGGCACTCATCGCCGCGGTCCAGACCGACAGCACCTTTGCCCTGGCCAACTATCGGCTGGCGATCGCGCGCGGCTGGATCAGCCCGGAGGACACCGTCGGGATGGCGGCCATCCGGCGGGCAGCGCGCAGCGCCAGTCGCCTGCCGCCGCGGAAACGGGCGCTGATCGAGGGGTATCGCGCCCTGATCGAGGGGGACTACGACCGTGCGCTCGAGACGTATGCCGTGCTGCTCGGCAGCGATTCTCTCGACATCGAGGCCTGGTACGGCAGCGCCGACGCCGCCTTTCACGCCGGGTACGAACGGGACGACCTGGGACTGCTCAATCGATCGCTGCGCGGCTTCCGGCGTGTGATTGCGCTCGACTCTGCCTTTGGCCTGGCCTACGAGCACATGGGCTCGACCCTGATCGACGCGGGGCGAGCCGGCAACCGGATGATCCTCGATGCCGGCGACACCCTCGCTCCGCGCAGGCCCGAGGTCGACTCGACGGCCGTGCGGCGGGCTCGGACGCGCGCCATCGACCACGCCATTGCGCTGGCCGAAGCCTGGACTCGGCGCCAGCCGAACACCGCCCGGTCTCACTACAACCTCTACCGATCCTACCTGGCGGGAAACCGGACCATCGAGGCCCGCCGAACCTTGATGCGTCTGCGGCAGATGCACCCCGATTCGTCGCAGGGATTCTTTGGCCTGCTCGAAGCCCGGGCCCAATTCGTCGCCGGCGACATCCGAGGCTCCGCTCAGACGATGCGCCGCACCATGCCGCAACTTCGGCCCGACGCGATCGGCGATCTCGACCTCGATCTGACCTCTCTGCTCGAGATCATGACAGGGATCGAGCCGCTCGGATACGTCGGGGATCTCGAGGGGGCAGCCGAAATGATCCGGCTGGGCCGTGGTTTGCGGAGCGAGCGGATCGACCATCGCGACTCGGCTGAGCGGGTCCGCAACGACGACCTCTGGGAAATGTCACGGCTGGGCATGCTCTATGCCGCCAGCGGGAGCCGTCCGGAGCGCCTCCGCAGCCTGTGGACCCGCAGCCTGTCGCTGGTACGACGATCGAGTGACGAAGAGTCGACGACCGATCTGACCATCATCACACCGATTGCGGTGGCCATGCTGACCGGTCCGACCAGCGACCCATCGGGTGTGCTCGAGTTGGAGCGGCTGACCGGCCGTAAGAGTCCGCCGGTGCTCCGGGCCCTGATCGCGGCGAGGGCAGGGGACAGTGCCGCCGCCGCAGCGCTGCTGGCACAGCCACCGGCCCATGAGGCATCGGCGCGGGGTGCCTTCAACTGGCGCCGCGCCATGGGCGACCCGCGCCCGATTGCCGCTGAGACCTACTTCGAGCTGGGCGACGCCGCAGCGGTCGTCCAGACCCTGCACACCTTCCAGCCCAACCAGTTCTCGACCGGGTCCTTCGATCCGCGCTGGATCCTGCTGCCCCGGATTCGCCTGCTGCGCGGACAGGCTTTGGAGCAGCTCGGCAGGACCGCCGAAGCGGGCGCCGAATACGAGGCCGTCGTGGCGCAATGGGGAGGAGCCGATGTGGAGTTGCTCCCCACGGTCCAGCTGGCGCGAAATCGGCTGGCCCGCCTGGCTGGTGCGCGCGAGGGCGCCTGA
- a CDS encoding helix-turn-helix domain-containing protein, whose translation MSLLHQTTVTVAAVVSVQERASLEAAGVGCFAVVHRPSLPDALRAVRERPVDAIVFSIHDCQGTEVQEIDKLVRRFPDIPTVALLTRQDPNAPEALLRLGATGVRHVVDVTGPAGWARLRRIVAEPASRAAARITARVLSALPDLPPDTRLFLEIMIRVAPTTPVARHLAGQTRMRPSTLMSRFQRAHLPSPKTYMAAIRLLYAAQYFENEALSVADVAYRLVYSSPQSLGRHLRAMLGITAGEFRRRFTFDSAIDRFVALLIFPFARQWMAFHPLIAGRPGRPPRDGVASVTRAEPVADSPSQSSTHEAWARLLDRRRPAEGRTSTPPG comes from the coding sequence ATGAGTTTGCTGCACCAGACAACGGTTACCGTGGCCGCGGTCGTATCGGTCCAGGAGCGTGCCAGCCTCGAAGCGGCTGGTGTGGGCTGCTTTGCCGTGGTTCATCGACCGTCCCTGCCTGACGCCCTGCGTGCGGTGCGCGAACGGCCGGTCGACGCCATCGTCTTCTCGATTCACGATTGCCAGGGAACGGAGGTCCAAGAGATCGACAAGCTGGTCCGCCGATTCCCCGACATCCCGACCGTCGCGCTCCTGACCCGGCAGGATCCCAATGCGCCGGAGGCCCTGCTCCGACTGGGAGCAACCGGCGTACGGCACGTGGTCGACGTGACCGGGCCGGCCGGCTGGGCCCGGCTCCGCCGGATCGTGGCAGAGCCGGCATCGCGCGCTGCGGCCCGGATTACGGCGCGAGTGCTGTCGGCACTTCCGGACCTGCCCCCGGATACCAGGCTCTTCCTCGAAATCATGATTCGGGTTGCTCCGACCACCCCGGTGGCCCGTCACCTTGCCGGCCAGACGCGGATGCGTCCCAGCACGTTGATGTCCCGCTTTCAGCGTGCTCACCTGCCCTCGCCCAAGACCTACATGGCTGCCATCCGGCTGCTGTACGCAGCGCAGTATTTCGAGAATGAAGCCCTGTCGGTGGCGGATGTTGCCTACCGCCTGGTCTATTCATCACCCCAGAGTCTGGGCCGCCACCTTCGCGCCATGCTGGGGATCACGGCAGGCGAGTTCCGCCGGCGCTTTACGTTCGACAGCGCGATCGACCGTTTCGTTGCCCTGCTGATCTTCCCTTTTGCCCGACAGTGGATGGCTTTCCATCCGCTGATCGCCGGCCGGCCGGGGCGCCCGCCTCGAGACGGCGTGGCCTCGGTTACCCGAGCTGAGCCAGTCGCCGACTCACCGTCCCAGAGTTCTACGCACGAGGCCTGGGCCAGGTTGCTTGATCGCCGCCGCCCGGCCGAGGGACGCACCAGTACCCCGCCAGGCTGA